The proteins below come from a single Streptomyces tubercidicus genomic window:
- a CDS encoding putative quinol monooxygenase translates to MSYVVVARYRTKEGEENTVLSLLDTVAAASRREPGNLAYRVHQGIEDPRTVVLYEEYGCEADFTAHCATPHFQDIVLGMIVPLLDSRDVLRCAPRPEVRA, encoded by the coding sequence ATGTCATACGTCGTCGTCGCCCGCTACCGCACCAAGGAGGGCGAGGAGAACACCGTCCTCTCCCTGCTCGACACCGTGGCCGCCGCCTCCCGCCGGGAGCCGGGCAATCTCGCCTACCGCGTCCACCAGGGCATCGAGGACCCACGGACCGTCGTGCTGTACGAGGAGTACGGCTGCGAGGCCGACTTCACCGCCCACTGCGCCACACCGCACTTCCAGGACATCGTGCTCGGCATGATCGTCCCCCTGCTGGACAGCCGCGACGTGCTGCGCTGCGCCCCGCGCCCGGAGGTGCGGGCATGA